A genomic window from Sporosarcina sp. Marseille-Q4063 includes:
- a CDS encoding ParA family protein — protein sequence MSNVISFLNMKGGVGKTTLCKEIGFYLSKNNKKVLLIDVDPQGNLTQSIFEKFNYKHHYETDNEINYKYTVCTSTINKVFEYTSLVDSLKEEECILELNDTLSIIPGDLNTVFFERSNGGSEKENAIKNFIEDFQLKDKYDYILMDCPPTYSFYTTAALLASDFYLSPIHPDSYSILGIDLLFQVVDRLKKVHRDRFKITPLEHLGVIFTNIPREASISTGMRRMIQDIKESSTLNSLEVIFFNEYFHNNPEFPKRIDYFIEDSRSDYSYKNLRTIVKEFDEKINSFKPEESGVR from the coding sequence TTGAGTAATGTAATTTCTTTTCTTAATATGAAGGGGGGAGTCGGTAAAACGACTCTTTGTAAGGAAATCGGCTTTTATTTATCTAAAAATAATAAAAAGGTTCTATTAATTGATGTTGATCCACAGGGAAATTTAACGCAGTCAATATTTGAAAAGTTCAACTACAAACACCACTATGAAACAGACAACGAAATCAATTACAAATACACCGTTTGTACTTCAACTATTAACAAGGTATTTGAATATACATCATTAGTTGATAGTCTCAAGGAGGAAGAATGCATTCTTGAATTAAATGATACCCTTTCAATTATACCTGGCGATTTAAATACAGTCTTTTTTGAAAGATCAAACGGCGGGTCAGAAAAAGAAAACGCTATTAAAAATTTTATCGAAGACTTTCAACTTAAAGATAAATATGATTATATATTAATGGATTGTCCACCTACATATTCTTTTTACACGACTGCGGCATTATTAGCTAGCGATTTCTATTTATCTCCAATTCATCCTGATTCCTATTCTATCCTCGGAATTGATTTATTGTTTCAAGTAGTTGACAGACTAAAAAAAGTTCATAGGGATAGATTTAAAATAACCCCTCTAGAACATTTAGGTGTTATTTTTACCAATATACCAAGGGAAGCAAGTATCTCTACTGGAATGAGACGGATGATACAAGACATAAAAGAAAGTAGTACATTAAATAGTTTGGAAGTAATTTTTTTCAATGAATACTTTCATAATAATCCTGAATTTCCTAAAAGAATAGATTACTTTATAGAAGATTCTAGAAGCGATTACTCATATAAAAATTTGCGAACAATAGTAAAAGAATTTGATGAAAAAATTAACAGTTTTAAACCAGAGGAATCCGGGGTGAGATAG